The Quercus lobata isolate SW786 chromosome 4, ValleyOak3.0 Primary Assembly, whole genome shotgun sequence genome segment aaaccaaaaaaatgacctaAGCATGGAAAAGACATATTGGGATGGTGAATTCCTcatctcacattcatggtgaaTTCCATTGATTAGATTCATGATAGAATCTACAATAAATGTAAGAAGAAGGAACACAATGTCATCATGCTACAAAAacacctaataattttccgtcTAGCATAAGGATGTCATCATCTTTTTATAGATACTTGACACATTTTGAAgcaggaacaaaaaaaaaattatcactttaaattatatattgttttaaaaaaaccactttataTTTCAAAGGCTAATATTGATCATGCACTAAAGTTTGGCAATAAATAATGtatttcatctttcttttattattattatttttgggggggggggggattttaATTGCAAAATCCACTTTAAATTAGAGttagtgttttcacttttcactaaaaattttaagatcTTGTAATTTACAACCTAATTTGGACAAAATTATCAGATTACACCCACTCTTCAATTGATATTTTGAAGTCAATTGACaaattttccctttaaaaattaaaatgacttCTTGTATGATTTGTGATTAGTTGTATCAACATATATTGAAGGGTGGCAATTCCGACCACCCACACAATGTAGGCCGAAACATAGATATCATCATCAACTGAGGGTTGTGCTTGAGGTTTTATTCAAAGACTAGCCTCACCCTGCCAATGAGGATTGGAGGAAACTCCATTATGATCTTTTGCTTATGATTCGGCAGCAAGAGTAAGAAACTCTTGGCCGTATCTAAGTGTATACGTATTTGAAACTCCTTCTTAGAGAATTAACCTTGACCTTTGCTTTTCCCCACCCCACAAAAACttgtacttgtggagtgacAATCATACTAAGGAAGCGCCTTGCACATTGGTACAAATCCTTACATTCAACCCACTTAGCTGttaattaatttcttatctATTAAAGGGCATACATGTTAGTTTAGCTTCAAATGCACATCAGCACATGGCCATTAATGTTAATGGGCAACTAAAAATAGTGGGGCTGTAAGCGTTCACGATTTGATAATTTTGCCCAAATTAGAGTGTTAATCACttaattgtaagtttttatGCCAAACCAActagagttgggttcaagttacgtATGGTATAaatttaagtaatgttacacaaCTAAATAACCTTTActattctatcaaaaaaaaaaaaaaaaaacctttccagattttatattttgaaaatctcatcgTTGGATTACATCTATGCTATATATAAGataattcctctttttcaactgaacttttatgtgattcaaaaatacccacattaatgaagggtaacttcatttagaaatatggttataaatgtcaaataacaaatttcattttgaattcgaaaagagaattcctaaaatttaggattttttcccttcacgttcaaaaaagaaattacagttaCTGCTTATCTCTAGTgttctatatattcttaacatgtgtgtcaaattttgtgctaaacatgtgttgtaaggacacgattcgtggcggaccgtaacagtgtcgggttcgcacgtaaaaagacccaaacaatatgatttgtagagcgtgggtgtaaagaactaggttaactgtggtatctccCTCAAAGATTTCCCCTCAAGCCCGTTTAGGGTTTCAAGTTGGTATAACGAACGTCTTTCTTTAGTGACTAgtacaactctctctctctcctcttactttcttctctctcgttTATGTCTGtttctttccctttctttttctgtccGATCCTcctcttcatgttcttcttttagtttatatacttccctttgcgctccatcctcgccgcacacgtGCAGGTTgtgttcggaggatttctttctgtcccatctggcacctcctggaacttcttatgggcagctgtaaggctgcttccccactgttcaggtatcacctccacattaatgcggccagagagttggttaagaggtcattaatgcggaggtagctgtagtttcagatatttgtttgccttatctctttcatctttagtcggctactctaccctttgagatgaccaAATTCTAAGATCTGGTCGCAgcgagaccacgtcctgatcgtcctcggacgcgatcgtcctcggacgcgttctgccgaggatcatggtgtcctcggacgggtatacggcctcggatgggccactggcccaacaattctgaaccaattctgaatcctatgagcctattaatcgaacgatccccacatgtgttatttactatttgattcataaaatcatcttttctgcataattttaagggtaaaatactattttggtctctaaattttaataaaagtttgcttttcatccttaaattttaaaaaattatttttttatccctaaactttgtaaagagttttttcaatagtttaaagacaaaaataaggatgaaaaaagaaattttttcaatagtttatggatgaaaaacaaacttttagtaaagtttaagaacataaataaagtatttttaatagtttagagatgaaaaatgaacttttcaatagtttaaaaatgaaaaatgaatttcttaaagtttaaggatgaaaaaaaaaattagtaaagtttagggaccaaaatagtattttaccctaattttaaattacaaaaacttgaaatttaaatacatgATTGATGACAAAGCTATTTATCTTtaattatcttaaaattttgcaagtataaaggataaccaaaaaaaaaaaaaaaaaaaaattgtattccaacagtgaatttttcaaaatttatatctaatgaaaaaatatattaagtaatataacattatttaaaGTTACATTGGGTGTAAATTGAACTAAGTCCAACAATAAATATTCTTTTACATCACTTTACCCACACTCTTTAGTACTGTAGGGATGAAATTCCCAAAACTAACAGTGGGCCTAGGAACCCACACGAAGCCCAACCACGACCCAACGGGGAATAGGGGCCCAAATGACTTCCGGCCCAACCCTGTTGAGCCTGGTTCGTTTTAgaagacgtccgaggaggaatgcctcctcggacaCGTAAACATGGGCCCAATAAGCGTCCCCTCCATAGTGAAGAACCCATCCAGGCGAACGTGGGTAGGAGGGTAAGCCTCACGCAGcaggaaaaaggaaaatgtaagGCATCAGGGAGAAGCCataactgccgcattaaatgcaagaaaGCTACCttttcagccgcattaatgtggagaagacaggcgaacagtgttacattggccagtgcaactcacagaaggataagggagatgtccgatgggacaggcactcaagtgaaagtccaaatggctaacaagtgtaaggttcttaTCAAttcaaggaggctatataagagaaggaggtctccatgaagaggggatcgggaaattaagaaaaaaaaaaagagagaaaggtgAAAGAACTCTATAAGTCTGTAAACAGAGCAAAAGGTACACatatacgtctcctcggaccggtATCCTATTAAACGTAAATGGAACATTCTCACGTTCAACATGTTGCATGGCGTACATCTAACTGATGTTCACTTCATCTAGACCTAGCTCTGtaatccactctctacaaattcgtTGTCTGGGAacttttgggccagaaccactCACTTgctgggcttgggccccaaaaaccgcccctacaattggcgccatctgtggggagaacttgtgtctcgacaagtgaaACAGTAAGagatggaaggatcaggtccaCGCCAAACCGGACGTGCAGAATCTCAACGACAGGACAACTTTTTAAATCTCGAACTAGGGAAGGACCAAGATAATCAACGAGAGGGCAGTGTGAACACCTCTCACACGAGTAGGAGCCGCTCAAAAGGGAAAGATCATGCATCCCATAAGCAGAACAAGCGAAAGGCTCTACAGCAAgagattgatgatttgaagGAGAAGCTGCATCGAGCGCAGCGAAAACGTCCTTCACCTGGCTTGGACACTAGCAATGATAAAGATGGCGAATACAGGCGAAGGTCAAGAACCCCTCCGAGTGAGACTTTTTCCTATGAGGAAGAGCGGCCTCGCAAACGCGGCCAAAAAAGCCCGTCTTACCAAGGCCTAGCCAATGATGCCATAAGCAAGGCCCTGGATCACATCTCCTAGTCGCCATTCACGCGTAGGATAGAGAGGGCAGtacttcctcggcggttcaatcAACCGACGTTCGCCATATACAATGGTCGAACTGACCCAGTGGAACATGTAAGCCAATTCAAccagaggatggccgtccacTCCAGGGATGAGGCGCTAATGTGTAAGGTGTTtccatccagcttgggacccatggcgatgagatggtttgatgccctccagccgaattccatagattctttTAAACAGCTGACACAGGCCTTTGGTTCCCACTTCATCACCAGCACTAGAGTCCCTAGGCCCCTCGATTCACTCttatccttgtccatgcgggAAGGAGAAACGCTGAAGGCCTACTCCGACAGATACTGGGAGATGTACAACGAGATAGAAGGAAATTACGATGACGTCGCCATTAGTACGTTCAAAAGGGGCCTGCCGACAGAGCATGGCTTGAGAAAGTCCCTCACTGGGAAGCCGGTCACCAGCGTGCGCCAATTCATGGACAgaatagacaagtacaaaagggtcgaaGAGGACCGGCAAATGGGGAAGGGTaaagcgaaggttgtccctcaggagaggagggacttcaggtaAGACCGCTATAACAGCAGTAACAGGCCGAGAAGAGACTATGTGGAACAGTCCGGACCTACTGGGGCTCAGGCAGTCCACGCTCTGTTCTGAGAACCATTGCACAGAATCCTGGAGAAGGTGAAGTGCGAACCCTTCTTTCTATGGCCAAACAGGATGGCAGGCGATCCCTCAAAACGCAATCAGAATCTGTACTGCACGTACCATCAGGAGCCCGGTCACACCACCGACGAATGCAGGAATCTGAAAAACCATTTGGATCGGCTTGTCTGAGAAGGAAAGCTGAGGCATCTATTGCACCGCCCTGAACAGTCAAATGTCGAAACCAGACAAGGCACATTGAAGCAACCCATTGGCAtaataaatgtcattcttgccGCACCTGGGAGGACCGGTTCCAGCCCTTTCAGAGTGATGTCAGTGGGCAGGTTCCCGAAGGAGCCAGACGAAAGGGAATCCAAGAGAGCCAGAGTGAGTACCACGCCATTAATTGGGTTCACGGAGGAGGACAAGCaaggaactattcaaccccaTGATGATGCCCTAGTCGTGACGCTCAGAATAGGAGGttatgacgtgaaaagggtgttagttgATCAAGGCAGCGCAGTGGAAGTAATGTACCCGGATTTGTATAAGGGGCTGAACTTGAAGCAGGAAGACCTGTCGCCATACGATTCCCCTCTGGTCAGTTTTGAAGGAAAGATCGTCATCCCGAAAGGCATGATTAGGCTGCCTGTGCAAACTGACTCGGACATGGTAGAGGTGAACTTCATTGTCGTAGATGCATACTCCCCCTACACAGCTATTGTGGCCCGGCCGTGGCTTCACGCACTGGGGGCTATGTCACCAACCTTGCACCAGAAAGTGAAGTATCCGTCAGGAGGTCAAGTTAAAGAAATAATAGGGAATCAAGGaatggctaggcaatgcatggtgtcggcAATCTCACGACAACCAAATAGGGAACCTTCCACTTCAGTTGAGAgcggcttatagcaatcaatgaCCCCAGTCCAAACTGCGGGTAGTGGAGGACCGGCCATGGAGGTGGACTGTGAAGAGCTGGAGAAAGTACTTGTCGGATCAGACCCTGAGAGGTTTTTTCAGATCGGCTCAGAATTACCAGCATAGGAGAAGTCAGCGCTAGTTGATTTTCTTCGACGGAATAAGGACGTATTCGCTTGGGATCCCTATGAAGCCCCCGGGGTTGACTCAGATCTCATATGCCATCACCTCAATGTTAACCCGGCCATAACACCAAAGAAGCAACCTCCTCAACTGCCGTCAAAAGAACATGCAGACGCCGTGAGAGAAGAAGTCgcaaaattgaagaaagctgGGATAATCAAGGAAGTATTCTACCCCGAATGGTTAGCAAACACAgtcgtggtaaagaagaagagcgggaaatggcgggtctgcgtagacttcacgaaCCTAAACAAGGCCTGCCCGAAGGATCCTTTCCCAATGCCACGGATAGACCGATTGGTAGATGCGACTGTCGGACACCCccgaatgagttttttggacgcTTTCCAGGGCTACCATCAAATATCCCTGGCTGCCGAAGACCAAGAAAAAACCgcttttgtcaccccagttggcaactatcattataaggtgatgccctttggcctgAAGAATGCCGGGTcgacctatcaaaggatgatgactaggatgtttgaaCAGCAGATGGGGAAAACCGGTGAagtatatatagatgacatggtagtAAAGAGTAAATTGGTGGCTGACCACATCAGAGACCTCGGAGAAGTGTTTCGAATTCTGAGAAAGTACAAGCTACGACTGAACgcatccaaatgttcatttggggtgTGATCAGGAAAGTTCTTGGACTATATGGTGACCCATCGAGGAATAGAAGTTAACCCTGACCAAATAAGAGCCATTCATAGCTTGCAAcctcctcggaatcccaaagaggtccagaagcttacCGGTATGATAGCTgctttaaaccgtttcatctcCCGCTCAGCAGACAGATGCAGGCCTTTCTTCCTCCTATTGCACAAGTGGAAGGGCTTCGAGTGGACTGAGGAGTGTGCTTTAGCTTTCCAACACCTCAAGGAATACCTCGCCCGGCCACCAATCATGTCCAGTCCCGATGCCGACGAGGTGTTGTTCGCATACATCGCAGTAGCCTCTCATGCGGTAAGCCTAGTGCTAATCTGAGAGGACAATAGCACGTATCGACCCGTGTACTACGTAAGCAAATCGCTGCAGGAGGCAGAGACCCGGTATCTCCCCCTCGAAAAAGCTATATTGGCCGTCGTACAAGCCACGAGgaagctcccccactattttCAGGCACATACAGTAGTTGTGCTAACTCAGCTTCCACTGAAATCAGTCCTCCGCAACGCCAACTACACAGGTAGAATAGCTAAGTGGGGAACAATCCTGGACGCCTTCGACATtagatacatgcctcgcaccgccATAAAAGGTCAGGTTCTCGCTGATCTAGTAGCTGAATTTGCGGAGCCCACCATAGAAGGGATGGAAATGTTGGGGTCACCAAGTGCTGATGGGAAACTAATCAGCACGGTCTCTCAGCGTGAACACAATTGATGGAGAGCACACATCGATGGTGCAGCaaaccaaaggggctcagggGTGAGGCTCGTTCTAGTCTCTCCCGAAGGGATAACCATAGAAAAGTCGTTGAGGCTCGGATTCTCTgccacgaataacgaagccgagtatgaggcacTGTTGGAAGGGATGTCAATGATCCGGAGATTGGGTGGAAAATGCACAAGCATATCTTCGGATTCGAAACTCATTGTGGGACAAGTAAATGGGGAGTTGGAGGCGAAGGATGAGAGAATGCAAGGGTACCTAGCCCGGGCCAAACACCTGCAGGCCCATTTCGATGACTTCCGTTTAACGCATATACCCAGGAGTGGGAACACCCATGCTGATTCTCTCGCAACACTGGCCACCTTCTCGGCTCAGCCCCTCCCGCAGGTTATTTTAGTTGAAGATCTCTGCCACCCAACAACAGAGAAGGCCAATGGTATTCGGGTACACAACGTCGAGGCAggacctagctggatggaccctctGGTGCTGTTCTTAAAACACGACACCCTACCGGACGATAAGGTTGAGGCTGACAAAATCAGGAGGAAAGCTTCTCGATTCTGGCTATCCGAGGACTCCAAACTTTACAGACGTTCGTTCTCGGGGCCATACTTACTGTGTGTGCACCCAGGGGCTACAGAACTCGTCCTGGAGGAGTTACAtaaagggatttgtggaagccatacggGGGGCAGGTCCCTCTCCCACAGGGCCATGACGTTGGGTTACTAgtggccgagcatgcataaAGAGGCTctggaatatgtgaagaagtgcaaCCAATGCCAAAGGTTCGCTCCGAACATACATCAGCCGGGCGGAGAACTTAACACgttgtccagcccttggccattcgcacaatggggcctagaCATACTAGGGCCGTTCCCCAAAGCGGCTGGGAACAAGAAATTTCTTCTCGTCGACaccgattacttcacaaagtgggtcgaAACTGAGGCGCTGGCAAACATCAGGGACGTTGATGTCAAGAAATTTGTctggaaaaatattatcactagGTTCGGGACCCCGCACACCCTGATCTC includes the following:
- the LOC115984481 gene encoding uncharacterized protein LOC115984481 — translated: MREGETLKAYSDRYWEMYNEIEGNYDDVAISTFKRGLPTEHGLRKSLTGKPVTSVRQFMDRIDKYKRVEEDRQMGKGKAKVVPQERRDFRILEKVKCEPFFLWPNRMAGDPSKRNQNLYCTYHQEPGHTTDECRNLKNHLDRLV
- the LOC115984482 gene encoding uncharacterized protein LOC115984482 yields the protein MSVGRFPKEPDERESKRARVSTTPLIGFTEEDKQGTIQPHDDALVVTLRIGGYDVKRVLVDQGSAVEVMYPDLYKGLNLKQEDLSPYDSPLVSFEGKIVIPKGMIRLPVQTDSDMVEVNFIVVDAYSPYTAIVARPWLHALGAMSPTLHQKVKYPSGGQVKEIIGNQGMARQCMVSAISRQPNREPSTSVESGL